The Oncorhynchus tshawytscha isolate Ot180627B linkage group LG30, Otsh_v2.0, whole genome shotgun sequence genome includes a region encoding these proteins:
- the LOC112228613 gene encoding ribonuclease kappa-B: MPSLLFCGPKMAACGIVISIWGVIMLVMLGIFFSAKSAVLIEDVPFTEEDIRNDKNPPGTIYGLYNQVGINCFIAAAIYVAVGAVSLCQVRLNKRQEYMVT, translated from the exons ATGCCATCCCTTTTATTCTGTGGTCCGAAAATGGCCGCTTGTGGAATAGTGATCAGCATATGGGGAGTCATCATGCTG GTGATGTTGGGGATCTTCTTCAGTGCAAAGTCTGCTGTATTGATTGAGGACGTGCCCTTCACAGAGGAGGACATCCGCAATGA TAAGAACCCCCCGGGGACCATATATGGACTCTACAACCAGGTGGGCATCAACTGCTTCATCGCAGCAGCCATTTATGTTGCAGTGGGGGCGGTGTCACTCTGCCAGGTTCGACTCAACAAGCGCCAGGAGTACATGGTGACATAA